The Spea bombifrons isolate aSpeBom1 chromosome 4, aSpeBom1.2.pri, whole genome shotgun sequence genome segment ataagtgtgtgttaaaggCTTCTGCATCTCCCAAAGGTGATTAGCCCATGCCAAGGCCCTTTTTTAGAGTAAGGAGATCATGAAGCACACCTTACTCCTATCAGATAGAGAGGCCTGAGATAGCACCGCCAGATAGATACTGACCTGGGTCAGGAAACCACTGCACTGTTTAAGGTTGCCCCATAATGCTCGGGAAGTGGGGCAAACTCAGTCATGCCTCTAGCATCATTGGAGTCACCTATGGCAGATGGAGCAGAATCGTTAGTAGTTACAGTATAGGGGCAGCCTGCACCGTGAGTAGCAAAGATGGTGGAGCCAGATGCGCAGTACTGAGCAAGAAGGTCTGGAGGGCTAATGCAAACTGGTTCATGTGCTGGTCTACCTGGTCAGACCTGGTAAAAATGGTAGATTGCCTGCGTCTTCTGGGTTCATGGACCTAGTAtaatgttagggaccaggaaccagataaacataaaatgtaaagtgcAAAACATCTTTATTCTAATAACCAAGCAAACAAAGCCAAATAgttataccaaaagacaagccgggatCAGGAACCAAGGCGAGCACTCAGACATGCCAGATTCCGGAATACCGAGATCCGTGCTGTCAGGATCAAGCCAAGAATCAGGAGCCGGGAGAGACGTCAGGGAAAGCCAGGTTCTGCACAGGTAATCAGAAACACAgccagaaacaacacaagggcaaggaggaagtgaaccTTAgcggtttaaccccttccatcCGGTGATGTGCAAGGTACTACATTGAATTACGTTGGATTGTAAAATGGATGGTAGTTGTACTGGGGTGATAATGTATGTATCATAGCTAGTGATTCTTGCTCCTGCTgaaatgttgttgttgttagacaGGCTGATCTCATGTGTACTTGAAATGTCAAAATACTAGAGTAGACCATTTTACTTAAAACTACCTCCCAAGACTGTTAAACGGTTAACGTAATTGCGTCACTTATGAGACAAagctttttgtataaaaaatatatatttttggggcaTCTTGGTTTAATCAATTAAACCGGCATGAATTATTAGCACAGTTGAAAACTACCAAATACCATTGAAACGGCCATCTTCCTATTCTTTGGTTCTCAATGATGATGCCTTCTCGTTAAATTGTCTCTTATCTACTGCTTAGCTGATGGATGTTGTTCAGGCAGTCTTTGTCAGGGTTGGACAGCAGAGAATAAATAACTTCATGATATGAAATTAATGACATAATCTTTGAGGCACCCTTTGCCAAATATCTTAGGTAGCCTGATGCAAAACATCCCATTGCTTTTAAACTATACAAacaaactaattaaaaaaaatgaaaactataaaTACTGTAGCTTTGATAAACAAACATAGTTAAGCTACCATATATATCCCTTTTATAAAGTTTGTCTTACCAAAATGTTTCTTTGCTGAGACTTAGCTGTTCCACTGACACTCTACCCTGTTAAATAGGTTGAGGTGCTCGATTATGGAAAGGAGGACCAAGCGTCTCTGCAGAGTGCTGAGAGGAGTAAATACTCCTACCTTCATCTGAGGAACATCTCCCAAATCAGTCCTTTCTGACTCTTATCTAAAGAGCCttcaacaactctgcacccccatATGCAAATACACCTCCAACGGCCCTCTTCGTTCCTCCAATGACTCCAGTGTATCTCCTCTACCAATATCATCTCTTCTCACATGCTGGAATTCCCTTCCTCGTTCCATCAGACGTTCTCCCTCCTATTCTAATTTCAAacattcagtaaaaaaaaacatctattctGAGAAGGATACAACCTTGTCCTCAGCTACCAAATAGTTTGATGGTTCTCCTTCTCAGTATGTTAACGActattaatttgttaatgttttatttacccTACAATGGCACCCTATTGCATGAGTGTTACAGAATCTGCTTGAGCTATATGAATACATATCATGTAACatattaaatcatattaaatGGCTTTCTTAAACTGCCTGacaaatatctatattttaactattaATGTCTGTTTTGAAAATTATAACATGGACAAATGAAAGAAGCAGTTTACAAGTAGGCTACCCTCTTATTCATTagcacaatttaaatgtatcCCTTAATTGCTACTCATTTGTTAACGTTTCCCTTTTCTGTGTCATATATCTTAAAATGTTTAAGTTATTTTGAAACTACGTGGAAAACCTTTAAGCAGAGCCGTCTTAATCTCCTGGTTCCTAAGACTGTATATAACTGGGTTGAGAAATGGTGTTCCCACTGAATATAGCAGAGATATGAGCTTATTTCCAATAGATAATTGTCTCTTAGAAGAAGGaaacatataaattattattagcgTCCCATAGTAGGTGCACACTACGGTCAGgtgagagctgcaggtggagaaggctttctgcctCCCGGTGCTGGAGGAAATCCCAAGAATCGTGAAGAAAATATAGGTATACGTGAACAGAATGAAGAAAAAAGGCAGAACGACAGAAGGTATTCCTAAGGCTATGTCTACACGTTCAACAATAGTACGATCTGAGCAGGACAACTCGAGAAGAGGAGCAAGATCACAGAAGAAGTGATCAATTTTGGGGGGTCCACAAAAGTGTAAGTTAGCTACGAGGAAAATAATGGGGAACATTAAGTGAAAAGCAGAAAGCCAACACAACATAATTAGCAGGACCTGACGCCTGAGCTCCATGATGGAGGTATAATGCAATGGGTCacagatggccaaatatcgGTCGTAGGACATCACAGTGAGAAGAAGACACTCGGCAGCAATGGAAATGCCATGGAAGTAAAGCTGTGTGATGCAGCCAGGGAACGTTATGGTGCTTCCTCCTTTCATTATAACGTGGAGCATGTTTGGGACTATATTGGTTGTGAGCAGGATATCGGACAAtgataactgagtgaggaagaaatacatgggagtaTGCAGGCTTTTAACCTTTGCCACCAGTAAAATGATCGTCAGGTTGCTGAACATTATCAAAATGTAGAAAACAAGGAATATAGCGAATAACATCTGGTTAAAAATCCGAGGGTTCTGAAATCCCAGAAGCAGAATCTCTGTCATTTTTGTCCGGTTGTCTGGTAGCATCTCCTGGAACAGGAAAGACTGTTTGCGTTAGTACCTTTTGGTGGAAAAAATGGGAAATAGATCTTTTATCTGTATATCTTTTGTCTTTTcgactacattttttttttaaattcacattattttatgaaaatctGTAAACACGAACAATACAGTATGGAGGGCATACAATAAGTAGCAAAATGTAtcatatataacttttttttggcaTGGTATTGTACCATTTCTCATGTTCTTATTTTCCTCCGTATTGGAAATTATGACTACTCGATGCGCCCCAGTGTgtgttgtataatttttatataattaaaagaattattcataatatcattttttaatcaGTTGTATTCATGACAATTTCATCctgtaaataatgtaaaagcaatataaatacaaataaaataaccataTTAATGGCATAAAATACTtcaaatattgttttagaaGAACAGCATACTTTTCTTAAGATTTTCTCTTAAAAGTACATtacaagtcattttttttattttgcaaatattttatttaaattcatgAAATTTACAATTTACAAGAAACAACATTGTACAAAttacaaatttgtaaaaaaaatatataaaattagctaAAAAAAGCATAAACGTTACGGGCTTGTATTCTGAATTCATAATCAACAATGAAAACATCCGATTACCTTTGAGATTTGCTTCTAAAAGCAGGATCTTtcaaaatgaaccaaaaagtAATCATGCGTGACATCTGCTATCACAACTTATAATATAATCGACTTGAATATAGTCAACATCtatctgtatttatacattttttcgACACACATAGAACTATGACATGCATTATGTATAAAGACACGAGGGATACAGTAGCTGTTGCATTGAGAGAATTAAGGAAGAGCCC includes the following:
- the LOC128491706 gene encoding olfactory receptor 11A1-like, translated to MTEILLLGFQNPRIFNQMLFAIFLVFYILIMFSNLTIILLVAKVKSLHTPMYFFLTQLSLSDILLTTNIVPNMLHVIMKGGSTITFPGCITQLYFHGISIAAECLLLTVMSYDRYLAICDPLHYTSIMELRRQVLLIMLCWLSAFHLMFPIIFLVANLHFCGPPKIDHFFCDLAPLLELSCSDRTIVERVDIALGIPSVVLPFFFILFTYTYIFFTILGISSSTGRQKAFSTCSSHLTVVCTYYGTLIIIYMFPSSKRQLSIGNKLISLLYSVGTPFLNPVIYSLRNQEIKTALLKGFPRSFKIT